From Desmodus rotundus isolate HL8 chromosome 12, HLdesRot8A.1, whole genome shotgun sequence, one genomic window encodes:
- the GRIK5 gene encoding glutamate receptor ionotropic, kainate 5 isoform X3 encodes MCQILPKGVVSVLGPSSSPASASTVSHICGEKEIPHIKVGPEETPRLQYLRFASVSLYPSNEDVSLAVSRILKSFNYPSASLICAKAECLLRLEELVRGFLISKETLSVRMLDDSRDPTPLLKEIRDDKVSTIIIDANASISHLILRKASELGMTSAFYKYILTTMDFPILHLDGIVEDSSNILGFSMFNTSHPFYHEFVRSLNMSWRENCEASTYPGPALSAALMFDAVHVVVSAVRELNRSQEIGVKPLACTSANIWPHGTSLMNYLRMVEYDGLTGRVEFNSKGQRTNYTLRILEKSRQGHREIGVWYSNRTLAMNATTLDINLSQTLANKTLVVTTILENPYVMRRPNFQALSGNERFEGFCVDMLRELAELLRFRYRLRLVEDGLYGAPEPNGSWTGMVGELINRQKADLAVAAFTITAEREKVIDFSKPFMTLGISILYRVHMGRKPGYFSFLDPFSPAVWLFMLLAYLAVSCVLFLAARLSPYEWYNPHPCLRARPHILENQYTLGNSLWFPVGGFMQQGSEIMPRALSTRCVSGVWWAFTLIIISSYTANLAAFLTVQRMEVPVESADDLADQTNIEYGTIHAGSTMTFFQNSRYQTYQRMWNYMQSKQPSVFVKSTEEGIARVLNSRYAFLLESTMNEYHRRLNCNLTQIGGLLDTKGYGIGMPLGSPFRDEITLAILQLQENNRLEILKRKWWEGGRCPKEEDHRAKGLGMENIGGIFVVLICGLIIAVFVAVMEFIWSTRRSAESEEVSVCQEMLQELRHAVSCRKTSRSRRRRRPGGPSRALLSLRAVREMRLSNGKLYSAGAGGDSGGAHGGPQRLLDDPGPPGVSRPLTSTPCTHVRVCQECRRIQALRTSGAGAPPRGLGAPTEATSPPRPRPGPRELAEHE; translated from the exons GCCTGTTGCGATTGGAGGAGCTGGTGCGAGGTTTCCTGATCTCCAAGGAGACGCTGTCAGTGAGGATGCTGGACGACAGCCGGGACCCCACACCACTGCTCAAGGAAATCCGTGATGACAAGGTGTCCACCATTATCATCGACGCCAATGCCTCCATCTCCCACCTCATCCTCCGTAAG GCCTCGGAGCTGGGAATGACCTCTGCATTTTACAAATACATCCTCACCACCATG GACTTCCCCATCCTGCACCTGGACGGGATTGTGGAGGACTCCTCCAACATCCTGGGCTTCTCCATGTTCAACACCTCGCACCCCTTCTACCATGAGTTTGTGCGCAGCCTCAACATGTCCTGGAGGGAGAACTGTGAAGCCAGCACCTACCCGGGCCCTGCG ctgtCGGCTGCCCTGATGTTCGATGCCGTGCATGTGGTGGTGAGCGCCGTCCGGGAGCTAAACCGCAGCCAGGAGATTGGTGTGAAGCCGCTGGCCTGTACATCAGCCAACATTTGGCCCCACGGGACCAGCCTTATGAACTACCTGCGCATG GTAGAGTATGATGGGCTGACCGGGCGGGTTGAATTCAACAGCAAAGGGCAGAGGACCAACTACACCCTACGCATCCTAGAGAAGTCCCGGCAGGGCCACCGTGAG atCGGGGTGTGGTACTCTAACCGGACCCTGGCCATGAACGCCACCACCCTGGATATCAACCTTTCACAGACACTGGCCAACAAGACGCTGGTGGTCACAACCATTTTG gaAAACCCATACGTCATGCGCCGGCCCAACTTCCAGGCCCTGTCGGGAAATGAGCGCTTTGAGGGCTTCTGCGTGGACATGCTACGGGAGCTGGCTGAGCTGCTGCGCTTCCGCTACCGCCTGCGGCTGGTGGAGGACGGGCTGTACGGGGCACCCGAGCCCAACGGCTCCTGGACGGGCATGGTTGGCGAGCTCATCAACCGG CAGAAGGCAGACCTGGCTGTGGCTGCATTCACCATCACAGCTGAGCGGGAAAAGGTCATCGACTTCTCCAAACCCTTCATGACCCTGGGGATCAGCATCCTCTACCGAGTGCACATG ggGCGCAAGCCCGGCTACTTCTCCTTCCTGGACCCCTTCTCCCCTGCTGTGTGGCTCTTCATGCTTCTTGCCTACCTGGCCGTCAGCTGCGTCCTGTTCCTGGCTGCCAG GCTGAGCCCCTACGAGTGGTATAACCCACACCCGTGCCTACGGGCGCGCCCCCACATCCTGGAGAACCAGTACACGCTGGGCAACAGCCTCTGGTTCCCCGTCGGGGGCTTCATGCAGCAGGGCTCGGAGATCATGCCCCGGGCGCTGTCCACTCGCTGCGTCAGTGGAGTCTG gTGGGCCTTCACCTTGATCATCATCTCCTCCTACACGGCCAACCTGGCCGCCTTCCTCACCGTGCAGCGCATGGAGGTGCCTGTGGAATCGGCTGACGACCTCGCAGACCAGACCAACATTGAGTACGGCACCATCCACGCTGGCTCCACCATGACCTTCTTCCAG AATTCAAGGTACCAGACGTACCAGCGGATGTGGAACTACATGCAGTCAAAGCAGCCCAGCGTGTTCGTCAAGAGCACAGAGGAGGGCATCGCCCGAGTCCTCAACTCTCGCTATGCCTTCCTGCTTGAGTCCACCATGAACGAGTACCACCGGCGCCTCAACTGCAACCTCACCCAGATCGGGGGCCTCCTCGACACCAAGGGCTACGGCATCGGCATGCCGCTGG GCTCCCCGTTCCGGGATGAGATCACACTGGCCATCCTGCAGCTGCAGGAGAACAACCGGCTGGAGATCCTGAAGCGCAAGTGGTGGGAGGGGGGCCGGTGCCCCAAGGAGGAGGATCACCGAGCTAAAG GTCTGGGCATGGAGAATATTGGCGGCATTTTTGTTGTGCTCATCTGTGGCCTCATCATTGCTGTCTTCGTGGCAGTCATGGAGTTCATATGGTCCACGCGGAGGTCAGCAGAGTccgaagag GTGTCCGTGTGCCAGGAGATGCTGCAGGAGCTGCGGCATGCGGTGTCCTGCCGCAAGACGTCGCGCTCCCGCCGGCGCCGGCGCCCAGGGGGGCCGAGCCGGGCCCTGCTGTCGCTGCGAGCCGTCCGTGAGATGCGCCTCAGCAACGGCAAGCTCTACTCGGCTGGCGCGGGCGGGGACTCGGGCGGCGCACACGGGGGCCCCCAGCGCCTCCTGGACGACCCGGGGCCGCCTGGGGTGTCCCgacccctcacctccaccccctgCACGCACGTGCGCGTCTGCCAAGAGTGCCGGCGCATCCAGGCTCTGCGGACCTCTGGGGCTGGCGCGCCCCCGCGTGGACTGGGCGCCCCCACCGAGGCTACCAGTCCTCCCCGGCCGCGACCAGGCCCCCGAGAGCTGGCTGAGCACGAGTGA